The segment TCCCCTTTTTTACGAGCTTATGACATATAACTAGCGTCTATTATTATTGACTATACTTGTAATACGAACCCTTCTGATCCCATACAGAAGGGTCTTTTGTTGTACGGATGAAGAGGTTATTTGCGCTAGAAATGAAGTGCTTGTTTTGGTTAGGTGAACACTAAAAAAAGATTGACACTGTAAAAAAAAGGATTTAAAATAAAAATACTTTAACAGTTAAAGTGTTAAATTGTTAAAGTAAATTGGATTGAAGAGGTGAGGGAATTGGCATCGGATGAAGAGCTATTTACTCGATTTGAGAAATTGTATTGGCATTTGAATAGAAATATGAGTTACGTATGGAAAGATATTTTTGAGCAACGTTTTCCTGGATCACAGTCACATATTTTGTTTGTCTTGGAGCGAAGTGGTCCCCTGAAGATGAGCGAATTAGCTGATTCACTTAATCTTACTCCTGGAGCAGTTACTGTTGCTTCCGACAAATTAATTTGCCAAGGATATATTGAGCGCACTCGAAATGAGGAAGATCGTCGGGTTGTTTACTTGAAATTGACGGATAAAGCAGGGGAAAGCCTGAAAACAGTTCGGGATGAAGGCAGAATAGCAATGCGAACTGTGTTTAGTCATTTATCCGAAACAGACTTAGATCATATTGTTCACGTGTTTGAACAGGCAGCAAGCAATTTAAACAACATTCGAAAGGAGATTGATAAATGATTCATCTAGCTGAGAGGAAAAAAGTAATGATTATGATTGCAATAATGGTTGCGATGTTTTTCTCCGCCATTAATCAAACAATTATTGGTGTAGCTATGCCAAGGATTATCGCCAGCCTTGGTGGAATGGATTATTATACTTGGGCAATTACGATCTATTTGCTAACAACGGCTGTAGCTACCATTCTTGTTGGTAAGCTTTCAGATATATATGGAAGAAAGCCTTTCATTTTAGTGGGGATTGGTTTATTTACGATCGGTGCCTTTTTGTCAGGTTTATCAACGAATATTTTCCAGTTAATAGCCTTCCGTGCTGTAACAGGCTTCGGTGCAGGTATGATCATGTCAACATCCTTTACAGCAATTGGTGATTTGTACCTCCCAAGAGAAAGGGCTCGATGGACAGGAATGATGAGCGGGATATTTGGAATTTCCAGTGTTCTTGGTCCTTTAATGGGTGGGTATATTGTCGATCATCTAGATTGGCATTGGGTGTTTTGGGTATTCCTACCGTTCGGGGTTGTTGCATTTGCAATGATCTTTGTGTTATTTCCTAAGGTTTCAAAAAGAGAAGGGGAATCCATTGATTATTTTGGCTCCTTGTTTATAACAATCACCGTTGTCTCTTTATTAATGGCATTTAGTTTAGCTGGTGAAGGAACTGGAAAATATGCATGGACATCATGGCAGATTATCGGATTGTTTGGTCTGACACTTTTTGGGCTAATGGCGTTTATTTTTACGGAAACCAAAGTAAAAACTCCGGTACTTCCACTTTCTTTATTTAAAAATAGTATTGTAACGTTATCGAATATTGCGGGCTTTCTTCTTGGCGCGGGTATGATGGGCGTAATGATATATGTCCCCTTATTTATTCAAGGTATAAAAGGAATTTCACCTAGTGGATCAGGCTATATTATGATGCCAATGTCCATTTTTATGGTTTTTGCGACGGCTTTTGCTGGTCAATTTATGACGAAGACTGGAAAATATAAAGGTTTGGCAATCACTGGTTTAAGTATTACATTTGTCGGAATCGGTTTGCTTTACTTCATTAATATAGAAACCCCTGTGTACTTGCTTATTATATACTTGTGTATCGTTGGAATAGGTCTTGGTGCAAGCATGCCCGTTTTTTCACTGACGGTACAAAATGCAGTTCCTTTAAGTCAATTAGGTGTTGCATCAGCTTCTTCACAATTATTTCGTTCATTGGGCAACACGATAGGGATTGGCATATTTGGCATCGTTATGAGCTCGCGTATGGCTACGAAGATGAATGAACTGCTTTTTGATAGCACTGCAGCAGGATACCCAACTCTCGCTTCTGATCAGGCAAAACAAATGAGTGAACTGTTAAATCCCCAAATTTTACTGGATCAACCCAAATTGGAACAAACATTGAATCAGATGCCTTTGAACCTTCGTCCAACGGCTGATCAAATGGTTACTATTGTAAGAGAGGTTTTCAGTGATGCGTTGACAACGGTATTTTTATCGGGTGCAATCATTATGCTCATTGCAGTTATCATTGCATTATTTATTAAGAGCATTCCGCTTGTATCAGCTAGTGATAAATTCAAGCCGGATCCAGAAAAGAGCAGTCATATTAAGGGCTAGTATGATTGATCGTATGGTATTGTACAATAGATAATGGAACGACTATCACAATAAATATTCAAGAATTGACAATGAAGGAGAAAGACATGAGCTGGAGCAAATTAAAGCAAAATTTGGAGAGTTTCCTTAGTCCCGCATTAAATGGAAGGGTTGAATACCGTGCAACTGGATACCGCTATTTACCTGATAAAGCAGGACTTTGTTATATTGCAGTAGATAAAAACAATGTTCTCAATATGCGCGATACAACTACCCAAATCAAATGGTATCAGACAGAGCAAGAAATTAAGAACGATTCAAATATCCAAATTCCGATCAACAATGAGGAAATTGATGCGATAAGAATAGAAACAAACGGAAGTGTCCCGGAAGATCGTCTACAAGTAATGGCTAGGAGTAGAAAACTTTCAGAATGTGCAAAAGGAATTTTTACAGCTCAGTCCTCATTAAGTAAGTCCAATTTTACCGTAGTAGCGACTAAGTTTTTATCTACTCCGATAGAAGAAAGTTTAGAAAGCAATGATATCCTATTGAATATTTTAGCTTTAGTGGACAGACGGGTTGGAAAAAAACGACTTTTAAACATGGCCAAGAAGATGAAGTTAAAGCATCCGATTGTCCAGTATTTTTATGAACTGCGGCTTAGTACGTTCTGATAATAACTAGCTCATTTTAAAAATCATTTCCTCTTAATATCGCATTTGAAATATATTATGATGTAAGATAAGTGGTGGGAAAAAGGGTATGCATCATAGGTCCCTTTTGAAGTAAACTCACATAAAATTGAAAAGACAGAAACGTTGTTAATTCAATGATTCTGTCTTTTTCTTATATTTCTTAAAAATTAATCATTCAATTCACAGGTTATATATTATTATCTGACACCCTAAAATTTTCTACAAATGAGGAAATGCTCTTCGTACGAACTTAACTAAGATTAAGGTGAAAATTAGGCACATATTACGACATAGGTGAATAACTTAATGGGAATTTACTTATTAAAAAGAGGTGTTACACATGGGCTACTATGTAACGGTCGAACCCGGTGTCAATGTATATATAGAAGACATCAATCCGATGGGAAATAAAACGATACTTTTTATTCATGGATGGCCGCTAAATCATAATCAGTTTGAATATCAGTTCAATTACCTTCCAACGCTTGGGTATCGTTGTATTGGAATAGATTGGAGGGGATATGGCAATTCGGATAAACCTTTTAGCGGGTATAGTTTCGATAGATTAGCAGATGATCTTCGTATAGTCATCGAGACGTTACAGTTAAGAAATATAACATTGGCAGGACACTCTACAGGCGGCGCTATATCGATTCGTTATATGGCTCGTTACAAAGGGTATGGGGTATCTAAACTTGTCCTAATTGACGCTGCCTCCCCATCTAGCGTTCCTAAAGAATTTACAAACAAAATCATTGAAGAGACAAATCAAGACCGACCGCAAATGCTGCAAGACCAACAGAGAAGTTTTTTCTTTCAAAATATTTCCGAACCGAAATCTGATTGGTTTGTTTTAATGGGATTACAAGCGGCGAATTGGTCCACTTCCGCCATTATGGTCACGCTTCGAGATGAAAATGTTTACAATGATCTCGGTCAGATCGATGCACCTACATTAATTATTCACGGAATTCATGATAAGATCGTTCCGTTTAGCCAAGCGGAGGAAACAAATAAGCTGATCAAAAATTCAACGCTTGTTCCGTTTCAATACAGCGGTCATTGCGCTTTTTTAGAGGAGCGAGATCGATTCAACCAAATAGTAGCTTCTTTTGTATAAAGAATCAGAAAAGCAATATTGATTGAACTGCGATTATGCTACATTTTATAACGATAAAGATAAAAAAATAAGTAAACAGCTAATAAAGTAAGTTTTTTGTATAGCTATTCAAGAAGGGGGCTGTACCAAAAGTTAACTCAATGGCAGCCCCAAAATTATTTAACTTCTAATCCCCCAATAAGTAATCGTTCTCCAAATATATTCTAAAGGTCCAAAGCGGAATTTGGCTAACCACCATTTACTAAAGAACATTTGGACAATATAGATGGTAATCGCAATTAGTATAGCGGTCGTTAATGATAGTTTTCCGTACACACCGAATGCAAAAGGGCCAAATAGGAATGTACAAATAATGGATTGACTAATATAGTTTGTAAACGCCATTCTTCCAGGGAAAGTGAACCATTGTAAAACTTTCTTTCCTTTTATAGTGTGATAGATGAAGAGGAGGCTAATGGCATAAAAAATTGTGATTAGCGGTGAGCTAATATATTGAATCGTTTGAACAGCGTATTGATCCTCTACGATAAATGGTAAAATCCAATTTAACGTGCCTCCCGTTAATAAAGTAAAAAGCCAGGTGATGAAAAACCCTTTTCTATATTGTTGGAAATAGTGGACCCACTTTTTCTTCGCAATGGCTGCTCCAAACATAAAGATGAGTAGAAAAGGAAGATTTGAAATTAAATAAGCAAGTGGCATGCCTGAGTATAGGGCATAAAGTCCGTTTCTCATCGTATAATAGGTTCTTTCTGCGATGTTCGCTTCGATCAATTGTTCCATGTTTCCAGATTGATGTACTTCGATTGTTGTTTGGATGAGCTTTTGATCTTCTTCTGATATGCGCGCCAACATCGCAGCAGAATCGCCTGATAGAGAACCTAGTGTAATTAGAATAATTAATAAGCTGTATAAAGTGATGCTTATAATTAACAGTATCTTCGGTTTTAACTTATGCATGAGTAGCAGTACGAATCCCAAAATTGCGTAGTCCGTTAAAATATCGCCAAACCAGATGAAGTACGCATGGATACTACCGAAAATGAATAAAGCGATAAGTCGGCGAGAATAAATTCCCCAGAAGTTTAACTGTTTGATTGCGATTCTTTCCTGCATAATGACCATCCCAAAACCAAATAACATCGAAAACAGCAAGACAAACTTCCCAATAACAAACATATCAAGAGCAGATTGCGCGGCGAAATCGGATTGATTCCAGAAAGAGGTCCATTCATTTTTAAATGAAGGTTCTTGCTGTAGATACGCAGGATAAAGATACCAAACAATATTTGCTATAATAATTCCGAGGAGCGCGAAACCTCTAAGCATATCGATTGTTTCGAGGCGATCTTTTCCTGAAATAGGCGAAACTTTCTGTTCCATTACTATCCATCCTTTGAAAAATATTTAATAATGAAACTGTAAACGATAAATATCAAGAAAGGATAAAGCACCGTACTTTATTTTTTCTTGATATTTATAAGGTAAAGTTAAGGAGAAAAGTATATGAATAGGATGATGAAACATGAATGAGAAAATCTTAATTATTGATGATGAAATAGAGATACTCACTTTTTTGTATGATGCATTAGAAGATGAGGGCTACCAAGTTTTAAAAGCTGCGAATAGCGAGGAAGCATTCAAACAATTAAAATATGGACCAGATTTGTTGATTCTGGATGTGATGATGCCGGGGATGAGCGGTTTTGAGTTATGTGAACAAATAAGAAAAAGTGTAGACGTGCCCATTTTATTTCTAAGTGCTAAGCAAACAGAAAATGACCGTGTCCAAGGATTGCTAGTTGGTGGCGATGATTATTTAGTAAAACCATTTAGCCTCAGAGAATTAAAAATGCGCGTACATGCCCATTTGCGCCGCGAAGAAAGAAAAAGCAGGAATCAGCAAAAATGTTTATATTTCGGGAAGATACATATTGACCTTAAAAGCTGCCAATTGTTTTATGATGCGAGGGAAGTGTCTTTAACGATGAGAGAGTTTGAAATTGTTCAATATTTGGCCATCAATTGTGGACAAGCACTTACGCGTGAGCAAATTTATGAGAAAGTATGGGGATTAGAAGCAACAGGTGATTCGATAACGATCAATGAGCATATTAAAAATATTCGTGCAAAGCTTCAAAAAGCAGGGGAACAAGATTCCATTATTTCAACGGTTTGGGGAAGAGGTTATCGATGGGAAAAGTGAACCGAAATAATCAAACGTTACGGAGCAAATTTATCACTTCATTTCACTTTGTGTTATTTAAAAGCATTGTAGCGACCATTTTAACATGGATAGTATTAATTTTTTCTATAACTATGTTGTTTTCGACGAATAAGCTAAACCCTGCGAACTATTATGAAAAGAAATTGCCTACGATTGAAAAGTATATTGATGCTGCTGGGGCGTCTATACTTTCATCAAATAGTCAAAACCTTTTTGAATCAGTCATACCTTTAGATGGAATGGATTATCAAGTAATGGATTTAGACGGTCAGATTGTTTATGGTACTTACCAGGCTAAGTTAGTAAGTAACGAAGAGGAATTAAAGCGAAACATTGCAACTAGATCTGCAAAAAAAGATGGCGGTTTTATTAAATTCTATCCGATTAAAAATGATCAAGGAATATTGCAAGGGGCTGTTGTTTTTAAGTATGGCCTTAGCGTGCTCACTTCAAATCCACATAATCAATGGATGATTTTATTTTTAAGTATCATATTTTTTTTCATTTTCGCACCATTCATCTTTTTTTATCTGTTTTCATATTTCTCTGGGAAAAGGCTAAGTCGAGAGTTTGAACGACCATTTAATGAAATGATTGAAAGTACGAAAAAAATTAAAGAACAGGATTTAGATTTCACTTTACCGAGAATTAATTATTCGGTTGAATTGGAACAACTGGTGCAAGCTTTTGAAGATATGAGGTCCGCATTAAAAGAGTCATTGGACCGTCAACTACAGCTAGAGCAAGAGCGAAAAGAAATGATTGCTGCTATTTCCCATGATTTGCGAAATCCATTAACAATTATTCAAGGGCATGCGGAAGGGTTATTAGAAAGTGGAAAAAGGCGTCCAGAACGATTAGAGCCGTATTTACAAACGATTATTCGAAACACAAATTATGCGAGCCATTTAATAGCCGAGTTAAATGAAATGGCGCTTATTGAGAAGCCAACGTTCACCTTAAATCCAAAACGAACATCAATTAATGAATTTGTGCAAATGAAAGGTAAAGAATATGAAAGGCTATGTGCGAAGAAATGTATCGACTTTCAATATCGGATGAAGAATGAAGAAATCTACATAAGAATGATTGATCAAGAGAGAATATCACAAATACTTGATAATATTGTGACGAATAGTATTCGTTACACACCTGTTAATGGACATGTTGAATGGATGATAACGATGAATCCAGATCAAAGTATCACGTTCGACATTTTCGATAATGGCCCTGGTTTTTCTAGTGATCAGAAACAAGATGTGTTCGATAAATATTATCAGGAAAAAAGTAAGGAATCAGAAGTTAATGGACTCTCAGGCTTAGGGCTGTATATTGCAAAGGAAATTGTAAAGAAACACGGCGGAGAGATTCATGTCAATAATCGTGAAATTGGTGGAGCGCATGTGAAAGTGAGGATTTGTGAATTATAGTTAGATAGATTCAAATATCGAACAATAACTATTAATCTTTCCTTATATTTACAATTAATGTAAAGTTATGGGTGAATGTAATGGAAAAGATTTCATTATTATTGGACTAACTATAATTAGGCTAATTACTTATGATCCGTTTCCTTCAGAACGACCTCAAAGTAAATTTAGGTTGTGTTTTCTTATTCAACAACGGGCATTTAATGGAATAAAGTCTCGATAAAGTGATTGAAATTTCGAATGAATATGATAAGGTGAAGTTTGTTTAGTAAGGTTGTTTTTTTTAGGAGTTAATAGGTGAGGACGTTTTATAGTATCAGAATTAGATAGAGCCGAATTTAGTAAATGTAGCAATTTGTTAAATGAACTAGGGCAATTAGAAGTAATAGAAGCAATAGAGGCTGTTGAAATATAAATCCAGTTCATATCTTTGTAGATGATATTAATAACCCTGCGTGAAGCGAAAGGAATGCTAGGAATTATGAAATTATTTGAAGCTATTTACCCGTCACTTAACGAAGGACATAAGAAAGAAGTGGAGCAACTTTTATTTGACTATCAAAAACTTGAAACTCATGAATTTATTAAGAAGCAAAGGAGATTTATCAACCGTACCGAAACAGAAGAGTTTTACATTGACAACAATAATAGTAATCTGGAATTACATACACTCATCTTCTATTTGTCTATTATTAGGTATGTTGAAACAACGGATTGGAGTGGTGAAGAATATCCTGGTCAAATAAAAAGATTTTTGCATTCACGACTAAAACAATATGGATATTCCAATATAAAATTAAATGATACAACTATTAAAAGGAAATTGCAGCATAATCAAGTTAAAAGAGGAGAATATATTCCGTTATTATTGAATTGTTTTGACAACCAAGTTAGGCAGTTTGGCTTGAAAATAGCAATTTTAGAAGGCGATTTTGATGAGTATAATATTGCTCTAGTACCGATGGATTTGTTTATGAAGATGGAGAATGAAGTGACTGACTGCAATGTTACAGATACTAACATCTGGAGTTTGCACATTTTGCAAATTGGTGAAAAAAGATCTAATGCTATGCATTTGTTGCGAAAAAATTTAGATGTTCCTTTATTAGAAGTTAAAAATTTTATATCAACACTTCCAATATGTGTAGGGATAGGTTCAAAACGTGAATTAATAAAACTAAAATTAGAATATGAACTAGCTAATTGTATTATGTTACTGGAAAAATATCGTGAATAATATGATTTTGCTGAAATCATATTAAACTAAAAAAGATATTAAAGTATTGAATTGGCTTGTAATACCACTACCGTCGCATAAACTCCAAATGAATTTTCCATTATCTTAATTTCCTATTTAAGATGAAAACGAAGACACTTACGCAGAGGTAGTAATCATTCATTTTTTAATATAACTTTTGACGAGTGCGACAACAGTTAGAAAATTTTATGGGACGGCTTTTCCTTCTATTTTTCGAATCCAAATATGTGCTGGTTTTCATGGGGCAGCTTTTAGCTATTGACAGATTTGGAAGTAAGTCCTTGGGCTATTCGTGTTGAGCTGAGCTAGTACATTTAAACAGTAGACAATCAGCGCGATTTAGTGTCGTACCAATCAAAATCCGCAATCTTTGTGGAGGAAATCGGTGAAAACCATTGTTCGAATGGTGTTTTTAGTGTAAATTTATCATCCGATTGTCCCTTATTTGGGATTTGGATGGTTTACTACCGTCCGACCATTAAATACCACTCCTACTTTATTTCCTCCCTTTATGATCCTTGCTAAATGCATTTGCAACATAAACAGATATTTTCATAAGACACCTTCCTCAATTATAGTAAATTGTAGCATAAAAATAGAGGGGTATTCTCTCTATTAAGTAATTACATCCATAATTTTACACGACAATTTCCAATTTAATGTATACTATATGTATCCTGTTTAACTGGTAGGAAAGTATTTTTTCTAGGAGATTGACGATGAAATTAGACTGTTTAATTGTTGATGATGAAATTGCTTTAGCTGAAACAACTTGTGAATATTTTAATCTATTTGAAGTCAAAACGGCATATGTGACAAGTGCAGAGGCGTGTGAACGTTATTTGGAGGAACATGAACCATCCTTAATTCTTTTAGATATCAATCTCGGGGATGAATCAGGATTTGATTTGTGTAAAAAATTGCGTAAAATAACGCAAATCCCAATCTTGTTTATAAGCGCACGTTCCAGCGATGACGATGTTCTCATTGCGCTTAACATAGGTGGCGATGATTACATACAAAAGCCATATTCATTAAGTATTTTATTAGCAAAAGTAAAGGCAGTACTTAAAAGATATAGCAGTGGCCCCAGCAACCAACAAGAAATTTTACAGTTTGGACATATTCAACTTGATACGCAGCTTCATCGGATTCGAGTAGATGGTACTGAAATTCAATTGAAAACGATGGAATTTAAACTTCTGCATTATTTGGTGAAAAATAAAAATCGTATTATTACAAAAGATGAATTGTTTCGCAACGTATGGAAAGATTCCTTTGTCGGGGATGGGACCCTAAATGTGCATATCCGTCATTTACGTGAGAAAATTGAACGTAATCCAAAGGACCCGCAATTTATAAAAACGGTATGGGGTACTGGATATGTTTTAGAGGATGCAAACGAATGAGAATAAAATGGCTAATCGTGATTATTTTAGTTGTTTTTACTGCAGGAATTATTTCTTCAATCCTCATTATTCACAATAAAAATAGTACAGAAGTGGACTTAGTAGCTATAAATGATGTCGTTAAAACGGTCGAAAAAAATTGGGGACAAATTCGTGAAGAAACTTTTCATAACAGTGATATTAAAAAATCATTTTCTATTATAGACCATTCAGAAAACGTCATTTACCAAACACCGGGCAATCACTTTCATACGATTTACGATGCTATAAAAAATAGAGATATAGTCATAGATGTGAAGCAAAATAATGAAATTGTAGGGAAAATAATTATCCGTAATAATGAACGAGAAGTAATAGAACAACTGAAAAGGGAGCTCATCACATCGATAAGTTTGATTTTTGGTGTGGTCATGCTGATTAGTATTCTGTATATTATCTACATTTACACAACATTATTAAAGCCATTTCAGCAGCTTCAGAATTTCGCAGTAAATGTGGCTAGGGGAAATCTGGATATACCTTTAAATATGGACAAGAACAATTACTTTGGTGCATTCACAGAAAGTTTTGATTTATTGCGTGAGGAACTTGATGCTGCTCGTCAAAGAGAGTATGAAACCAACCGTAGTAAGAAGGAGCTCGTGGCCACATTAAGTCATGATATTAAGACGCCTGTCGCTTCAATCAAAGCAGTTAGTGAATTGATGCTTATGCAAGTTAAGGATGAAAAGCTTATGAAGCAAGTGAATATCATCAATTCAAAAGCAGAGCAAATTGACTTACTTGTTACGGATATGTTTTACGCTACTTTAGAAGAACTGCAACAGTTAGAGTTAATCGTAACGGAACAATCGAGCGAAGTACTTACTGAAATGATTGAAAATGTCAATTATGATCATCAAATTGTGTATGACGCCATTCCACAATGTATTATTTTAATAGATCCCGTACGTATGCAACAAGTAATCGACAATATTATTAGCAATTCCTATAAATATGCAGGAACGGAGATTATGATTAAATCTCAAATTAATCAAGGCTATCTCGAACTCCACATGAGTGACTTCGGAACTGGCATGAGCGAGGATGAATTGCCGCTACTGTTCAATAAATATTACCGCGGGAAAAATGTCGGGGGGAAGAATGGTTCGGGCCTTGGTCTATTCATATCGAAGTACTTCATGGAAAATATGGGGGGCCATATTAGCTGTACCATCCGAAATGATGGTTTTACAGTAGTGTTGAAAATTAAGCTGGCATAATAATTAAGAATTAGATAAGAATTGCATAAAGATTTAATAAGAATTCATTTTGTATGATAAGACTGTAAGCTTCATTACGGTCTTTTTTCTTTGGATGGAAATACAAATAGGAGCTTTAAAAAGGGAGAGTGCGAACAAATGGCAAAGATCCTTATTAAAACGGAGAAGTTATGTAAAACTTTTTCGAGCGGTGGCGTTCAACAGCATGTTTTAAAAAATCTAGATATTAGTTTAGTCGAAGGAGATTTTACAGTTATAATGGGCAGTTCAGGTTCTGGGAAGTCCACGCTACTTTATGCGATTAGTGGAATGGATAAACCAACATTAGGTGAAATCGATTTTGCTGGGAAAAATTTAGCCAAACTAAACAATGATCAATTAGCGATATTTAGAAGGAATAATTGCGGTTTTGTCTTTCAACAAATTTATTTACTAGATAATATGAGTGTGCTCGATAATGTACTGGCAAGTGGTCTTTTAGTAAATAAAAATAAGCGTGAACTCGTACAAAAAGCAAAGGAATTATTAATACAAGTAGGGATCACTGAAAACGCTTGGGCTAAATTTCCGACACAACTATCTGGTGGTGAGGCGCAACGAGTTGGAATTGTTCGTGCTTTGATTAACAGTCCGAAAATACTTTTTGCAGATGAGCCAACCGGTGCATTAAACTCTGCATCAGGTGATAGTGTATTAGATGTTTTAACAAATGAAAATCGAAATGGGCAAAGTATTGTGATGGTCACGCATGATATGAAGACGGCATTGCGCGGAAATCGAATTTTATATTTACGTGATGGCGTCATTTGCGGTGACCTGCAGTTAGGTGCATACAGCGAACAAAATAATCTCGAACGGCATGAAAAACTCCAACATTTCCTAGTAGAAATGGGGTGGTAAGGTGAAAATCATGAATCTAGCCTTATCGAATATTAGAAAAAGTAAATCTGCAACAGTTTCTTTATTTATTTTTATTTTAGTTGCAGCGCTCCTTCTGAATATCGGTCTTATGGTTATTACGCAAATAAATGCGTTTTTTGATAGTAAAGCAGAACAATTAAAAGACCCTCATGCAATCATCATGATGGATCATGCAAGTTATCATTCAAAATATGGAGAATTTATAACGAACTACCCAGGGGTAACGGAGACAGAAACGGAAGAGGCTATCCTCATGAACCTTGCCAAATATAATTTTGGTGATAATGATTTAACGAGTAGTGCCGCTATTTTTAATGCAGAAAATCATCGTACTATTGGAAAATTGAAGTTGGTTGAAAAGCTAAATAATTCAAGTACTAACGATATTTTTATTCCCAACATTTTTAAAACAAATGGTAATTATGAGTTAGGTGAAGAATTTACAATCACTTATCAAAATAAGAACTATGATTTTCGCGTTGCTGGTTTTTTCGAAACAGCCATGATGGGTACGACGAGTGTTGGAATTATGAAATTCATGTTACCAGCAATTTCTTATGAAATATTTGCAGATGAACTAGACAAACAAATGGAAGGATTAGTCCTATCTGCAATGATGGAAGACAAAATACAATCGACAAATTTGATAAATGATTTTACGAAGGCGTATCCCGGGTTATCTGCAGGTGATACAAATTCTTTTTTTTGGACATTAGATATTGATATGGTGAAAAATGTGAGCACATTGACGATTAACATCATCGCTATGATACTAGTCGCTTTTGCAGCCATTATCGTCCTAGTTTCACTAATTGTTATTAAGTATCGGGTGTCCAATAGCATAGAAGACGGAATGAAAAATATAGGCGTTTTAAAAGCAATCGGTTATACGAATGGGCAAATTTTATCATCAATAAATTTACAGTTTGTTTTAATTGCTCTTAGTGCAAGTTTGGTTGGTGTTGCTTTGTCATATGGTCTTATGCCGTTTATCGGAAACATTATTTCATCTTTATCTGGATTAGTATGGAATCAGAAATTTGATATGATGATTAAT is part of the Solibacillus sp. FSL K6-1523 genome and harbors:
- a CDS encoding HAMP domain-containing sensor histidine kinase; its protein translation is MGKVNRNNQTLRSKFITSFHFVLFKSIVATILTWIVLIFSITMLFSTNKLNPANYYEKKLPTIEKYIDAAGASILSSNSQNLFESVIPLDGMDYQVMDLDGQIVYGTYQAKLVSNEEELKRNIATRSAKKDGGFIKFYPIKNDQGILQGAVVFKYGLSVLTSNPHNQWMILFLSIIFFFIFAPFIFFYLFSYFSGKRLSREFERPFNEMIESTKKIKEQDLDFTLPRINYSVELEQLVQAFEDMRSALKESLDRQLQLEQERKEMIAAISHDLRNPLTIIQGHAEGLLESGKRRPERLEPYLQTIIRNTNYASHLIAELNEMALIEKPTFTLNPKRTSINEFVQMKGKEYERLCAKKCIDFQYRMKNEEIYIRMIDQERISQILDNIVTNSIRYTPVNGHVEWMITMNPDQSITFDIFDNGPGFSSDQKQDVFDKYYQEKSKESEVNGLSGLGLYIAKEIVKKHGGEIHVNNREIGGAHVKVRICEL
- a CDS encoding DUF6630 family protein, which codes for MKLFEAIYPSLNEGHKKEVEQLLFDYQKLETHEFIKKQRRFINRTETEEFYIDNNNSNLELHTLIFYLSIIRYVETTDWSGEEYPGQIKRFLHSRLKQYGYSNIKLNDTTIKRKLQHNQVKRGEYIPLLLNCFDNQVRQFGLKIAILEGDFDEYNIALVPMDLFMKMENEVTDCNVTDTNIWSLHILQIGEKRSNAMHLLRKNLDVPLLEVKNFISTLPICVGIGSKRELIKLKLEYELANCIMLLEKYRE
- a CDS encoding response regulator transcription factor produces the protein MKLDCLIVDDEIALAETTCEYFNLFEVKTAYVTSAEACERYLEEHEPSLILLDINLGDESGFDLCKKLRKITQIPILFISARSSDDDVLIALNIGGDDYIQKPYSLSILLAKVKAVLKRYSSGPSNQQEILQFGHIQLDTQLHRIRVDGTEIQLKTMEFKLLHYLVKNKNRIITKDELFRNVWKDSFVGDGTLNVHIRHLREKIERNPKDPQFIKTVWGTGYVLEDANE
- a CDS encoding HAMP domain-containing sensor histidine kinase — protein: MRIKWLIVIILVVFTAGIISSILIIHNKNSTEVDLVAINDVVKTVEKNWGQIREETFHNSDIKKSFSIIDHSENVIYQTPGNHFHTIYDAIKNRDIVIDVKQNNEIVGKIIIRNNEREVIEQLKRELITSISLIFGVVMLISILYIIYIYTTLLKPFQQLQNFAVNVARGNLDIPLNMDKNNYFGAFTESFDLLREELDAARQREYETNRSKKELVATLSHDIKTPVASIKAVSELMLMQVKDEKLMKQVNIINSKAEQIDLLVTDMFYATLEELQQLELIVTEQSSEVLTEMIENVNYDHQIVYDAIPQCIILIDPVRMQQVIDNIISNSYKYAGTEIMIKSQINQGYLELHMSDFGTGMSEDELPLLFNKYYRGKNVGGKNGSGLGLFISKYFMENMGGHISCTIRNDGFTVVLKIKLA
- a CDS encoding ABC transporter ATP-binding protein, which gives rise to MAKILIKTEKLCKTFSSGGVQQHVLKNLDISLVEGDFTVIMGSSGSGKSTLLYAISGMDKPTLGEIDFAGKNLAKLNNDQLAIFRRNNCGFVFQQIYLLDNMSVLDNVLASGLLVNKNKRELVQKAKELLIQVGITENAWAKFPTQLSGGEAQRVGIVRALINSPKILFADEPTGALNSASGDSVLDVLTNENRNGQSIVMVTHDMKTALRGNRILYLRDGVICGDLQLGAYSEQNNLERHEKLQHFLVEMGW